One window of Desulfobacca acetoxidans DSM 11109 genomic DNA carries:
- a CDS encoding TonB-dependent receptor, with the protein MWRVNWAKIFGCVGLWLVLLSMLALGEETGSVESPPGQEEETRADKPVTVEELPQIEVHSFAEKAATSSVVTKEDISLGPYQNLPGYLEDQAGLDMTRRSLLGVKANQVSIRGFDEGRYQVYLNGRSWKGSGVKGGFFVDWATITTEDLERLEIIRGPLSAEYPNTLGGVITINTQRGTKEPKISLDTYWGSWATESYRFLTTGSYGPVQYALGVNYGNSDGYLRNNFIRDRGNFSGSFTYSFPWDLSLTGSARYFTQETGLIIYNWPDSPFYNPDYPESDADWLYGPYLNFLDQITGQNAQTKQWLGRTAGDNSYVRTQRYEFDLEGKQNFWYGAGEFHLFYCQATRSEHYYAMNNPNKLIASRGSWDEDTWGWNFKVRQTPGKVRLGFGLEGNYYGFGGVQYTDLDPNYFSPAVYLNYMTFPPTPRPIQGMRNAAKMHGGFVDASLPLTKYFELYLGLRYDNYDAADPGIKNSKGLRADFLSPKCTLTIRPTDTTEAYLSANYSSHFPNLTEWCAFWVGASVPTGQPVVSPEFGMQYEAGITQQLPWNSMLRIRSYYYDINDYIRQMFSSAFSPGGRVVYNLDLAKIRGVEVEGHIPLPYNLAAFANYTWQQTSTSPDPLGGGVQKLTEYPEHKANVGLKYKAPNGAEGKLSLRLVSHRKQYTVSGVSASNVVTGVTLRPMKGFFNINLEGRYPVVERYGVKTFAYCGVQNLTGEFYEESAGYPMPSATIYGGLQARY; encoded by the coding sequence ATGTGGAGGGTTAATTGGGCAAAGATTTTCGGGTGTGTGGGATTATGGCTGGTCCTGCTGTCGATGCTGGCCCTGGGGGAGGAAACAGGGTCGGTTGAAAGCCCGCCGGGGCAGGAAGAGGAAACCCGGGCGGACAAACCGGTCACGGTGGAGGAACTGCCTCAGATTGAGGTTCATTCCTTTGCCGAAAAAGCGGCCACCAGCAGCGTCGTTACCAAAGAAGACATCAGCCTCGGACCATATCAAAATCTGCCCGGATACCTGGAAGATCAGGCCGGTCTGGATATGACTCGCCGCTCCCTGTTGGGGGTGAAAGCCAACCAGGTATCCATCCGGGGATTTGATGAAGGCCGGTACCAGGTTTACCTAAATGGCCGGTCTTGGAAAGGCTCCGGGGTAAAGGGCGGTTTTTTCGTTGATTGGGCTACCATCACCACCGAGGACCTGGAACGCCTGGAAATTATCCGGGGGCCGCTGTCGGCGGAATATCCCAACACCCTGGGAGGGGTAATCACCATCAACACGCAAAGGGGAACCAAGGAGCCCAAGATCTCTTTAGACACCTATTGGGGCAGTTGGGCGACGGAGAGCTACCGTTTTTTGACCACAGGCAGCTATGGACCCGTGCAGTACGCTTTGGGGGTCAACTATGGTAATAGCGACGGGTATCTCAGGAATAATTTTATCCGCGATCGGGGGAACTTTAGTGGCAGCTTCACCTATTCCTTCCCCTGGGACCTAAGCTTGACCGGCTCGGCCCGCTATTTTACTCAAGAAACCGGTTTGATTATCTATAACTGGCCTGATTCGCCATTTTACAACCCTGACTATCCTGAGAGCGATGCTGACTGGCTTTATGGACCGTATCTCAACTTTCTGGATCAGATCACCGGTCAAAACGCCCAGACTAAGCAATGGTTGGGAAGGACTGCCGGAGACAACAGTTACGTTCGTACGCAGCGGTACGAGTTTGACCTGGAAGGCAAGCAAAATTTCTGGTATGGCGCGGGGGAATTTCATCTCTTTTATTGTCAGGCCACACGGTCAGAACATTATTACGCCATGAACAACCCGAATAAGTTAATCGCGTCGCGCGGGAGCTGGGATGAAGATACCTGGGGTTGGAACTTCAAGGTTCGCCAAACCCCGGGAAAAGTTCGCCTGGGTTTCGGTCTGGAAGGGAATTATTATGGCTTCGGCGGCGTGCAATATACTGACCTAGACCCGAATTATTTTTCTCCGGCAGTATATTTAAATTACATGACCTTCCCCCCCACCCCACGCCCCATCCAAGGCATGAGAAATGCGGCCAAGATGCATGGCGGCTTCGTGGACGCGTCCCTTCCCCTTACCAAGTACTTTGAGCTCTACCTGGGACTGCGTTATGACAATTATGATGCTGCGGATCCAGGAATCAAAAACTCCAAAGGTCTACGCGCCGACTTCCTGAGTCCTAAATGTACCTTGACCATCCGGCCCACGGACACCACTGAAGCCTATCTGTCGGCCAATTATAGCAGCCATTTTCCCAACCTGACGGAGTGGTGCGCATTTTGGGTCGGTGCCAGCGTCCCCACCGGGCAGCCAGTTGTCTCTCCGGAATTCGGCATGCAATACGAGGCCGGGATCACCCAGCAGTTGCCCTGGAATTCCATGCTGCGGATCCGGAGTTACTATTACGACATAAACGATTATATCCGACAGATGTTTAGTTCAGCCTTCAGCCCGGGCGGCAGGGTGGTCTATAACCTCGACCTGGCCAAAATCAGAGGCGTCGAAGTGGAAGGACACATCCCCTTGCCTTACAACCTGGCGGCCTTCGCTAATTACACCTGGCAGCAGACCAGCACCAGCCCCGATCCTTTGGGCGGCGGGGTGCAAAAGCTCACTGAATATCCGGAGCATAAAGCCAATGTCGGCCTGAAGTATAAGGCGCCCAACGGGGCGGAAGGCAAGCTTTCCCTGCGCCTGGTCTCCCATCGCAAGCAGTACACCGTCTCCGGGGTTTCTGCGAGTAATGTGGTCACCGGCGTCACCTTAAGACCGATGAAAGGTTTCTTCAATATTAATCTGGAGGGTCGTTACCCGGTGGTGGAACGCTATGGCGTAAAAACCTTCGCATATTGCGGCGTGCAAAACCTCACCGGCGAGTTCTATGAAGAAAGCGCCGGTTATCCCATGCCCAGCGCTACCATCTATGGCGGGTTGCAGGCGCGTTATTAA
- a CDS encoding SAM-dependent methyltransferase, which translates to MMIKEKLLLMFLTGCLCLAWGTISGVAAPSAPGKFYLVGTGPAGPEHATLKAMDTINKADLILCHPELQKLFQSCLNGKKVEDPWKELWWHQGKMWIMLLPNLPLEERRALVEEKMRQRDKFVQRVKGLLDQGQKVVLLDGGDPTVYSRAYWLMEGLNDDRVEIIPGVGALSACMAALKRPSTGGEARFMSQTAGYCFFGKPDRDDLARDFARISGTLVVYSGLKEANDIFTTLKKYNPEDLPAAVVYFAGFPDKEKIVKGTMKNIREKIAAQKEEFMGLIIVGRCLDGARFPRSVLNLPERSSGEKPSKGQP; encoded by the coding sequence ATGATGATCAAAGAGAAGTTGCTGCTTATGTTTCTGACCGGTTGCTTATGCCTTGCTTGGGGGACGATTTCCGGAGTTGCAGCCCCCTCGGCCCCGGGAAAATTTTACCTCGTCGGCACCGGTCCGGCCGGCCCGGAACACGCCACCCTGAAGGCCATGGATACCATAAATAAGGCAGACCTAATCCTCTGTCATCCGGAGCTGCAGAAACTGTTCCAGTCATGTCTCAACGGCAAAAAGGTGGAAGACCCCTGGAAGGAGCTGTGGTGGCACCAGGGGAAGATGTGGATAATGTTGCTGCCCAATCTCCCTCTGGAGGAAAGACGCGCCTTAGTGGAGGAAAAGATGCGGCAACGGGATAAATTTGTCCAGCGGGTCAAGGGTCTCCTGGACCAGGGCCAAAAGGTGGTCCTGTTGGACGGCGGCGACCCTACGGTTTACAGCCGGGCTTATTGGCTCATGGAAGGGTTGAACGACGATCGGGTGGAGATCATCCCCGGGGTGGGAGCCTTGTCCGCGTGCATGGCCGCCTTAAAGCGCCCGAGCACCGGCGGGGAAGCCCGCTTCATGTCTCAGACGGCGGGATATTGCTTCTTCGGCAAGCCCGACCGGGATGACCTGGCCCGGGATTTTGCGCGGATTTCCGGCACCCTGGTGGTTTACTCGGGTTTAAAAGAAGCCAATGATATTTTTACCACTTTAAAGAAATATAACCCGGAAGACCTGCCAGCGGCGGTGGTCTATTTCGCAGGCTTTCCGGATAAAGAAAAAATTGTCAAGGGAACCATGAAGAATATCCGGGAAAAGATCGCCGCCCAAAAGGAGGAATTTATGGGGTTGATTATTGTAGGTCGGTGTCTGGACGGCGCCCGTTTCCCCAGGTCGGTGTTGAACCTGCCGGAGCGGTCTTCCGGGGAAAAGCCGAGCAAGGGCCAACCGTAA